A section of the Citrus sinensis cultivar Valencia sweet orange chromosome 8, DVS_A1.0, whole genome shotgun sequence genome encodes:
- the LOC102628082 gene encoding flowering locus K homology domain isoform X3, whose product MAEADQGFVEHDGNHDLEQIPENQEVENQVPGYEVPEYEVPEVPQEQVPQEQVPESQVTKEQVTEDQLTEDQVPEDHVPEDHVPEDIVPEDSQLQEKQENEVNLAVGSTEKKWPGWPGESVFRMLVPAQKVGSIIGRKGEFIKKIVEETRARIKILDGPPGTTERAVMISAKEEPESSLPPAMDGLLRVHKRIVDGLDSDSSHAPSGTGGKVSTKLLVPASQAGSLIGKQGGTVKSIQEASNCIVRVLGAEDLPVFALQDDRVVEVVGDASGVHKAMELIGSHLRKFLVDRSIIPLFEMHMQMPNPQMDHIPPPQSWGPPQGLPPSGGPGYGHNPQYMPPPRQAESYYPPADLPPPMEKQPHQGISAYGREAPVNVHGSSNAQSTPSMITQVTQQMQIPLSYADAVIGTAGASISYIRRSSGATVTIQETRGVPGEMTVEISGTASQVQTAQQLIQNFMAEAAAPSQAQMGASADQGYNPYASMYGSPPSNPGHAGHAGGYGSVYGSNYGY is encoded by the exons ATGGCTGAAGCTGATCAGGGATTTGTTGAACATGACGGGAACCATGACTTGGAGCAAATACCTGAGAATCAAGAAGTTGAAAATCAAGTTCCTGGGTATGAAGTGCCTGAATATGAAGTACCCGAAGTACCTCAGGAGCAAGTGCCCCAGGAGCAAGTACCTGAGAGTCAAGTAACCAAGGAACAAGTAACTGAGGATCAACTAACTGAGGATCAAGTCCCTGAGGATCATGTACCTGAGGATCATGTAC CAGAGGATATAGTACCTGAGGACTCACAGCTtcaagaaaaacaagaaaatgaggTGAATTTGGCAGTTGGAAGCACTGAAAAAAAGTGGCCTGGATGGCCTGGAGAGAGTGTGTTTCGGATGTTGGTTCCTGCACAAAAAGTTGGTAGTATAATTGGCCGCAAAGGAGAATTCATCAAGAAAATAGTTGAGGAGACAAGAGCTCGAATTAAGATACTTGACGGTCCTCCAGGGACGACAGAAAGAGCT GTGATGATATCAGCCAAGGAGGAACCTGAGTCTTCTCTTCCTCCTGCTATGGATGGCCTTTTGAGGGTGCACAAACGCATTGTTGACGGTTTGGACAGTGATTCGTCTCATGCTCCTTCTGGAACTGGAGGCAAGGTCTCAACAAAGCTGTTAGTCCCAGCTTCACAAGCTGGAAGTTTAATTGGTAAACAAGGAGGAACAGTCAAATCTATCCAAGAAGCATCTAATTGCATAGTTAGAGTCCTTGGAGCAG AAGACCTCCCAGTCTTTGCCCTTCAAGATGATAGGGTTGTTGAAGTGGTAGGAGATGCATCTGGTGTTCACAAAGCTATGGAGCTAATTGGATCTCATCTTAGGAAGTTTTTGGTTGACCGCAGTATAATACCATTATTTGAAATGCAT ATGCAAATGCCGAATCCTCAAATGGATCACATTCCACCTCCTCAGTCATGGGGTCCACCTCAGGGTCTTCCCCCTAGTGGAGGCCCGGGTTATGGACATAATCCTCAGTACATGCCACCTCCACGGCAAGCCGAGAGTTACTATCCTCCTGCTGACTTGCCACCTCCTATGGAGAAACAGCCTCATCAGGGAATATCTGCCTATGGAAGAGAAGCCCCCGTGAATGTCCATGGATCCTCAAATGCCCAGTCGACACCATCCATGATAACACAg GTCACTCAGCAAATGCAAATTCCACTTTCTTATGCTGATGCTGTTATTGGGACAGCTGGTGCAAGTATAAGCTACATTCGACGTTCAAGTGGAGCAACTGTGACAATACAAGAGACCAGAGGCGTTCCAGGGGAGATGACAGTTGAAATTAGTGGAACTGCTTCTCAAGTCCAGACTGCTCAGCAGCTAATTCAG AATTTCATGGCTGAAGCTGCAGCTCCATCACAGGCACAAATGGGTGCGTCTGCAGACCAAGGTTATAACCCATATGCATCAATGTATGGATCACCCCCTTCTAATCCAGGACATGCAGGCCATGCTGGAGGCTACGGCTCTGTCTATGGCTCGAACTATGGTTACTAA
- the LOC102628082 gene encoding flowering locus K homology domain isoform X1: MAEADQGFVEHDGNHDLEQIPENQEVENQVPGYEVPEYEVPEVPQEQVPQEQVPESQVTKEQVTEDQLTEDQVPEDHVPEDHVPEDHVPDDQVPEDIVPEDSQLQEKQENEVNLAVGSTEKKWPGWPGESVFRMLVPAQKVGSIIGRKGEFIKKIVEETRARIKILDGPPGTTERAVMISAKEEPESSLPPAMDGLLRVHKRIVDGLDSDSSHAPSGTGGKVSTKLLVPASQAGSLIGKQGGTVKSIQEASNCIVRVLGAEDLPVFALQDDRVVEVVGDASGVHKAMELIGSHLRKFLVDRSIIPLFEMHMQMPNPQMDHIPPPQSWGPPQGLPPSGGPGYGHNPQYMPPPRQAESYYPPADLPPPMEKQPHQGISAYGREAPVNVHGSSNAQSTPSMITQVTQQMQIPLSYADAVIGTAGASISYIRRSSGATVTIQETRGVPGEMTVEISGTASQVQTAQQLIQNFMAEAAAPSQAQMGASADQGYNPYASMYGSPPSNPGHAGHAGGYGSVYGSNYGY; the protein is encoded by the exons ATGGCTGAAGCTGATCAGGGATTTGTTGAACATGACGGGAACCATGACTTGGAGCAAATACCTGAGAATCAAGAAGTTGAAAATCAAGTTCCTGGGTATGAAGTGCCTGAATATGAAGTACCCGAAGTACCTCAGGAGCAAGTGCCCCAGGAGCAAGTACCTGAGAGTCAAGTAACCAAGGAACAAGTAACTGAGGATCAACTAACTGAGGATCAAGTCCCTGAGGATCATGTACCTGAGGATCATGTACCTGAGGATCATGTACCTGATGATCAAGTACCAGAGGATATAGTACCTGAGGACTCACAGCTtcaagaaaaacaagaaaatgaggTGAATTTGGCAGTTGGAAGCACTGAAAAAAAGTGGCCTGGATGGCCTGGAGAGAGTGTGTTTCGGATGTTGGTTCCTGCACAAAAAGTTGGTAGTATAATTGGCCGCAAAGGAGAATTCATCAAGAAAATAGTTGAGGAGACAAGAGCTCGAATTAAGATACTTGACGGTCCTCCAGGGACGACAGAAAGAGCT GTGATGATATCAGCCAAGGAGGAACCTGAGTCTTCTCTTCCTCCTGCTATGGATGGCCTTTTGAGGGTGCACAAACGCATTGTTGACGGTTTGGACAGTGATTCGTCTCATGCTCCTTCTGGAACTGGAGGCAAGGTCTCAACAAAGCTGTTAGTCCCAGCTTCACAAGCTGGAAGTTTAATTGGTAAACAAGGAGGAACAGTCAAATCTATCCAAGAAGCATCTAATTGCATAGTTAGAGTCCTTGGAGCAG AAGACCTCCCAGTCTTTGCCCTTCAAGATGATAGGGTTGTTGAAGTGGTAGGAGATGCATCTGGTGTTCACAAAGCTATGGAGCTAATTGGATCTCATCTTAGGAAGTTTTTGGTTGACCGCAGTATAATACCATTATTTGAAATGCAT ATGCAAATGCCGAATCCTCAAATGGATCACATTCCACCTCCTCAGTCATGGGGTCCACCTCAGGGTCTTCCCCCTAGTGGAGGCCCGGGTTATGGACATAATCCTCAGTACATGCCACCTCCACGGCAAGCCGAGAGTTACTATCCTCCTGCTGACTTGCCACCTCCTATGGAGAAACAGCCTCATCAGGGAATATCTGCCTATGGAAGAGAAGCCCCCGTGAATGTCCATGGATCCTCAAATGCCCAGTCGACACCATCCATGATAACACAg GTCACTCAGCAAATGCAAATTCCACTTTCTTATGCTGATGCTGTTATTGGGACAGCTGGTGCAAGTATAAGCTACATTCGACGTTCAAGTGGAGCAACTGTGACAATACAAGAGACCAGAGGCGTTCCAGGGGAGATGACAGTTGAAATTAGTGGAACTGCTTCTCAAGTCCAGACTGCTCAGCAGCTAATTCAG AATTTCATGGCTGAAGCTGCAGCTCCATCACAGGCACAAATGGGTGCGTCTGCAGACCAAGGTTATAACCCATATGCATCAATGTATGGATCACCCCCTTCTAATCCAGGACATGCAGGCCATGCTGGAGGCTACGGCTCTGTCTATGGCTCGAACTATGGTTACTAA
- the LOC102628082 gene encoding flowering locus K homology domain isoform X2: MAEADQGFVEHDGNHDLEQIPENQEVENQVPGYEVPEYEVPEVPQEQVPQEQVPESQVTKEQVTEDQLTEDQVPEDHVPEDHVPEDHVPDDQVPEDIVPEDSQLQEKQENEVNLAVGSTEKKWPGWPGESVFRMLVPAQKVGSIIGRKGEFIKKIVEETRARIKILDGPPGTTERAVMISAKEEPESSLPPAMDGLLRVHKRIVDGLDSDSSHAPSGTGGKVSTKLLVPASQAGSLIGKQGGTVKSIQEASNCIVRVLGADLPVFALQDDRVVEVVGDASGVHKAMELIGSHLRKFLVDRSIIPLFEMHMQMPNPQMDHIPPPQSWGPPQGLPPSGGPGYGHNPQYMPPPRQAESYYPPADLPPPMEKQPHQGISAYGREAPVNVHGSSNAQSTPSMITQVTQQMQIPLSYADAVIGTAGASISYIRRSSGATVTIQETRGVPGEMTVEISGTASQVQTAQQLIQNFMAEAAAPSQAQMGASADQGYNPYASMYGSPPSNPGHAGHAGGYGSVYGSNYGY; this comes from the exons ATGGCTGAAGCTGATCAGGGATTTGTTGAACATGACGGGAACCATGACTTGGAGCAAATACCTGAGAATCAAGAAGTTGAAAATCAAGTTCCTGGGTATGAAGTGCCTGAATATGAAGTACCCGAAGTACCTCAGGAGCAAGTGCCCCAGGAGCAAGTACCTGAGAGTCAAGTAACCAAGGAACAAGTAACTGAGGATCAACTAACTGAGGATCAAGTCCCTGAGGATCATGTACCTGAGGATCATGTACCTGAGGATCATGTACCTGATGATCAAGTACCAGAGGATATAGTACCTGAGGACTCACAGCTtcaagaaaaacaagaaaatgaggTGAATTTGGCAGTTGGAAGCACTGAAAAAAAGTGGCCTGGATGGCCTGGAGAGAGTGTGTTTCGGATGTTGGTTCCTGCACAAAAAGTTGGTAGTATAATTGGCCGCAAAGGAGAATTCATCAAGAAAATAGTTGAGGAGACAAGAGCTCGAATTAAGATACTTGACGGTCCTCCAGGGACGACAGAAAGAGCT GTGATGATATCAGCCAAGGAGGAACCTGAGTCTTCTCTTCCTCCTGCTATGGATGGCCTTTTGAGGGTGCACAAACGCATTGTTGACGGTTTGGACAGTGATTCGTCTCATGCTCCTTCTGGAACTGGAGGCAAGGTCTCAACAAAGCTGTTAGTCCCAGCTTCACAAGCTGGAAGTTTAATTGGTAAACAAGGAGGAACAGTCAAATCTATCCAAGAAGCATCTAATTGCATAGTTAGAGTCCTTGGAGCAG ACCTCCCAGTCTTTGCCCTTCAAGATGATAGGGTTGTTGAAGTGGTAGGAGATGCATCTGGTGTTCACAAAGCTATGGAGCTAATTGGATCTCATCTTAGGAAGTTTTTGGTTGACCGCAGTATAATACCATTATTTGAAATGCAT ATGCAAATGCCGAATCCTCAAATGGATCACATTCCACCTCCTCAGTCATGGGGTCCACCTCAGGGTCTTCCCCCTAGTGGAGGCCCGGGTTATGGACATAATCCTCAGTACATGCCACCTCCACGGCAAGCCGAGAGTTACTATCCTCCTGCTGACTTGCCACCTCCTATGGAGAAACAGCCTCATCAGGGAATATCTGCCTATGGAAGAGAAGCCCCCGTGAATGTCCATGGATCCTCAAATGCCCAGTCGACACCATCCATGATAACACAg GTCACTCAGCAAATGCAAATTCCACTTTCTTATGCTGATGCTGTTATTGGGACAGCTGGTGCAAGTATAAGCTACATTCGACGTTCAAGTGGAGCAACTGTGACAATACAAGAGACCAGAGGCGTTCCAGGGGAGATGACAGTTGAAATTAGTGGAACTGCTTCTCAAGTCCAGACTGCTCAGCAGCTAATTCAG AATTTCATGGCTGAAGCTGCAGCTCCATCACAGGCACAAATGGGTGCGTCTGCAGACCAAGGTTATAACCCATATGCATCAATGTATGGATCACCCCCTTCTAATCCAGGACATGCAGGCCATGCTGGAGGCTACGGCTCTGTCTATGGCTCGAACTATGGTTACTAA